The region ATCAGACCGAGTTCCTGCGCGATCTTGTCGACCATCTCCGGCGTCAACACGCGCGAGTTGGACAAAAAGCCTTCGAGCAGCATGTTGTCGCAAAGCGTGTTGATGAGGCGCGGCGTGCCCTTGGAGCGCGCGTGGATGCGCTCGATCACGTCGGGCGGGAAGAGGTTTTGCGCGCCGCCCGCGATGCGGCATCGGTGGAAGACGTAGCGGCGCGTCATCTCGCCGTCAAAGGGCTCGAGATTCACGCGCACGGCCACGCGGTTTTTGAGCGGCAGATCGAGCGACAGCGCGCGCTCGGTTTCGGGCAGGCCGAAGAAGATGAAATTGATGAGCTTGCGGCCCTGAATCTCGATGTTGAGCAGTCCGCGAAACTCCTCCATGAGTTCGCGCGACGCGAGCATCTGCACCTCGTCCACGAGAATCACGGCGGTCTTGCCCACATCGTCGATCTGCCGCAGCCGACCGTAAATCTGACCGAGCAGGCCGAGTTTGTCGGCGGCCGGTTCCGCGACGCCGAGCAACCCCGCGATCTTGTGCAGCAACCAGTCGGCCGTCACGTCGCTATGG is a window of Deltaproteobacteria bacterium DNA encoding:
- a CDS encoding AAA family ATPase: MSYLTHFQLRLEPFSNAPDMRFFWPGAPYERGLARLRFAIEARRGLAVCTGPVGHGKTTLARRMYDELSSDEFVKGLLVVIHSDVTADWLLHKIAGLLGVAEPAADKLGLLGQIYGRLRQIDDVGKTAVILVDEVQMLASRELMEEFRGLLNIEIQGRKLINFIFFGLPETERALSLDLPLKNRVAVRVNLEPFDGEMTRRYVFHRCRIAGGAQNLFPPDVIERIHARSKGTPRLINTLCDNMLLEGFLSNSRVLTPEMVDKIAQELGLIEAPRPQMSIVDRILDEPAPEHAHGKIDTDWDVLTTASIDDILGFLSK